CCGAGTCCGCCCGATCAACCACCTCCCCGGGATCCTCATCCAGGTTATACAACTCCCACCGATCCTTCCCCAACGGCGCAGTCATATAGAGCGCTTTCCACGAACCCTGCCGAATAGCTCGTCTCCCAAACAACTCCCATCCCGTAATATAgccctcctcgtcttcatgaAACTCCGCCGTCCGGCCCGCAAGATGCGGCACCCACGACGAACCACGCACGGGAACAACCTCTCTCCCCCTAAACTGTTCCCCGGGAAGAGACACACCCGCTAACTCCAAAACCGTCGGGAAAACATCCATGACCGTTGCAAACGAGTCGGTCTGCCCATTGCTAACTCCCAGCGGCGGATATCGCACCACACACGGACACCGGATGCCACCCTCCGTGATCCAGGTTTTGAATCCGCGCGAAGGAGCCATAGCGGCACTAGCCCACGCGGGACCGTACCAGACGAATGAGTCTGGGTTGCCTATATTCTCGAGTGAGTTGTCGTAATACTTGTCGATGATGGTCTTCATGTTGCCCGAGGGTCCCATGACGGGTAGGGCTTCGAGCATTGCGCCCTCGGCGCCGTTGTCGGACATGAACAGGATGAAGGTGTTATCTAGTTCGTCGGTTGATTGGAGGTGGTCGATGACTCTTTGAATATTCTGGTCGATTAGATCGACCATAGCGGCGAAGACCTCCATTTTGCGGGCTGACCCGGCGCGTTCCTCGTCGCTCAGTTTGTCCCAGGCCCAGTCGTCGCTTTCGAGGGTTATGGGCGCCGCATTGACGTCTTTGGGCACGCGGCCTAGTTGGATGAGGCGTTCGAGACGCTTTTGGCGGAGGACTTCGGGGCCTTCGTTGTAGAGGTCTTTGTACTTGTTGATTAGCTCACGCGGGGCTTGGAGAGGCCAGTGGGGTGCTGTGAAGGGCAAGTATGCGAAGAATGGCCGGTCGTCATCTTTCTCCCTGGAAGTCAAGTATTGGAGCAATTGGTCTGTGAAAGTTGTAGTCGAGTAGAAGTCCGAAGGGATATCGGTGGTTCGGTCCAGGAATCTGTCCCCTTCCATCCAGAACGCGGATGATTTCAATGGCGCCAGGAAGCCATCTCCAGGATGTTCCAGTTGAGGCTCGTAGTTAAAGTGGTTTCCACATCCAGCGAGGTACGAGAAGTTCTTCTCAAACCCGCGAGAACAGGGAGcgatctctttcttcagtcCTAAATGCCTTCTCAACTGATTAGTTTGTTATATACCATTAGTGGATTGGCTGGAGTATACGTACCATTTCCCCGACATGGTCGTAAAATAACCAGCATCCTGCAGCACTTCGGACAAGGCGGCTACTCTCCAATTGAGGTATCCCTCATACCCTGGCTTGCCTTGGTACTGTTTAGCATTTCTCATATATTCAGCCATCTGGCCCAGCCCGGCAATGTGATTGTCGGTGCCGGAGAACAGCATAGAGCGAGTAGGTGAACAGGCTG
The sequence above is a segment of the Aspergillus flavus chromosome 4, complete sequence genome. Coding sequences within it:
- a CDS encoding putative arylsulfatase (arylsulfatase A), encoding MGSARRPNFLIIVADDLGYSDTKPFGSEIETPALDFLARTGTCLTNFHTASACSPTRSMLFSGTDNHIAGLGQMAEYMRNAKQYQGKPGYEGYLNWRVAALSEVLQDAGYFTTMSGKWHLGLKKEIAPCSRGFEKNFSYLAGCGNHFNYEPQLEHPGDGFLAPLKSSAFWMEGDRFLDRTTDIPSDFYSTTTFTDQLLQYLTSREKDDDRPFFAYLPFTAPHWPLQAPRELINKYKDLYNEGPEVLRQKRLERLIQLGRVPKDVNAAPITLESDDWAWDKLSDEERAGSARKMEVFAAMVDLIDQNIQRVIDHLQSTDELDNTFILFMSDNGAEGAMLEALPVMGPSGNMKTIIDKYYDNSLENIGNPDSFVWYGPAWASAAMAPSRGFKTWITEGGIRCPCVVRYPPLGVSNGQTDSFATVMDVFPTVLELAGVSLPGEQFRGREVVPVRGSSWVPHLAGRTAEFHEDEEGYITGWELFGRRAIRQGSWKALYMTAPLGKDRWELYNLDEDPGEVVDRADSEPEILQRLIEHWEVYYAETGMVDPAQELPHTKT